The genomic interval TACTAACTAAATATTGTGCTCACCTGGCGCACGGTCCTAGTCAGGACAATTTCGACCTATAGAAATAAAACCCCCAGTCTCCCGTAGCCTGTCTACAAACGGTCTGATTCAAATTTGTGTGGGTCTCGCGCCAAATAAAGTAAACTGTGACGTCAAATTCGTGCGCCCTCCTTACGCCGTCAATTGACCCAGCATCGCCCTCTACTGGTGAGACATGCACCATGCAGCCCTATGTATCGACTATAATTGTCGTACTTACAAAGTCAACCACACAGGACACAAGCACGTTTTGAGGTAGTAGCTGTATTCAAATGATTGACACACAATCACCCCTCTCCCTGGTACCAAATGTTTCAGCTACAGAAATACTTTTCGTGAAATATCTAGTTTTCTATACAGCATTCAATCAAATCTTACAATGAAATGGGTAAACTCACGACCACAGATGACTAATACTGTCAGGATGCagcatttgtcttttttgctATTTTTATGCTTTCAAACACTAGTGTCCTAAGCAAATAAAACTAATATATCAATAACCAAACTGAGTTTTAGAGAAAATAGCTGtaccaaaataataattatactgtaaatacagtataaaaaaaagttaagcCATCATGGGAATGTGTAGTGTTCATTATTcacctgtaaaataaaacacaaaaatcacaAGAAGAGCACCAAAAGTAACTAGAAAGAAAACCAAAACTCCTGTTAACCTTTTGAAAAAGTCAGAGATAAATACATTTGTAATCACTTGGCTCCTTCAAGCTCACTGCACCAGACCAAGGCAAAttatgtaaacaaaacaaagcaccaAATGTTAACGATGAGAAACAAAAGAATCTATTGACAGATGAAGAAATATTCTTCTCATTTTCCATCTGAACCGTGTCCACGCTTGAGGACATCTGGGTggtgtttattttctctttctgtcttggGAGCATCGTGGACAATACCTGCATCGCAAGACAGAAACGTGAAACATAACATTTGGTTAAGTGGGAATAATTAGGTGACTGGCTTAAACAGGTAACAATTCACACATTTATCATCATTTCCCTTATAATTTCGTTTTACCATTTTCCTCTTGGCTTGGTTGTCAGACCCACACATGCAAAATGGAACCACTCAATGGAGCACTAAAGATAAAACATAACACAGCACTCAGTATAGACAAAGCAATAGTATTCGAACCTCATAAAATACTACAAATTGGCATCAACCACCATCTTTCTATCCTTCACATATCCCAATTAGTGTTTGTATGAATGTATGTGCTAATTACTATCTCTGTTATCGGAGAACTTTTCTTAAGAGAATAAGGTACGACACAGCAGGAATCCTAAGCATCCAAATTTATGGTTAACATATGAAAAATATATGAAACATGATGATCTATATGTAGATTAAGTAGAATAACCAATTCCTAATATGACATTATGATGTTTATATTTTCTCATTATCATCAATGTCCAATCTTTCCCAATTTCAAGCATACACTATAAGGTTCATTGCTATGACCTTTGCAGGACACTAATGGTATCAAATGCTAACGTTATTCACATAAATATCCATAAAAAAATTTGGACAGCATATTCACATTAAACATCCTGATGACGTAGTTTCTGTATTATTTGCTCTTCAAAAACCCATAAAAgccattttaaaatatatatcctaaccaaaggaaaattaaaggcAAGTATCTGATGCAAAGACTGCAAAGCAGACACCTACACCTAACAAGttcaatgaaaataaaatacataatataaaaaCTAAAGACACCCCAAAATATTACTACAGTGTTCTGATCAGTTGATCAGTTTTACACTGATCAACATTTCACATCTAAATAACATCACTAGCTAATAGAGGAGAATCacgattattttattttccaaaccTGGGTAAACTCATATGTAGAAATCTACACTCTGCTTTGTACAATAATAACAGAGCAATTGATAAGTGTCAATTAACATAGAAATATACCGGAAAACACATTGacatattgttttttattaaaccacactctaaaaaaaaacagtttttgagACCTTTGTCAGCTATAAATCAGAACTCACATCAGTGTTGTCACAGCCGATCATCTCGCCATACGACACCTGGTGACACAGACAATAAGTGGGTTCGTTGGGGTCCACTGGCATGTCCAGCACATCAGATGGGTGCACATTCCCAAAGTTGGAGGAAGGGCTGTTGAATTCTCCTCTGATAATGAcaatgaaagaataaataagACCATAAAACTTAACAAAACTATTCAAACATCAAGCATGAAACCCTAACAACAACTGGGAAGCATAAGAAGTATAACACGTAACACGTACGGCTGAAGGAGTTTGACTTTCTTCTGTGCACTCTTAGGACTACCGTCTTCATCTGAACTCTTCACTTTAGATCTTGTTTTAGCtatctttttttccttctgtctggAATCACCTACAATGACATAAACAGTTGAATTATTATTCCACATAATCGAAAAAAAAACTTGCAATGTTTAGCAAATATAATGAGCACATACTTTTCTTCCCCTTACTGGACGTAGAGTCATAGTCCGTGCTCTCAATCTGCTTCTCCTTCAAATCAGCCTCAAATCGAGCCAGGTCTGTGTCAAGGCGCCGGATGTGTTTGTCGACCTGTGGAAAAACAGAATGTCAGCAGTGGTGAATGTGTTCTACCGATTATCTCacaagcatgttttttttcaaacatactAACCATCTCATAGGTCTGCATGGCCAATTGCACCTTGTCATCGCCAAACtctttgcatttactgtaagacTGCTGAATCTGCCGTAGAATCGACAACTTTTGCTCAGAGGAAAGAGTCCGTGCGTTGGCTGTATACTCTTTAGCCAGAGAGTCTATCTGCCCTTTAAGATCTAAAGAAGACACATTAAACTTCTGAATTAACATTTCCtgaaaattattattacaatatggGTCACACTCTCAAATACAAGAAGTT from Betta splendens chromosome 16, fBetSpl5.4, whole genome shotgun sequence carries:
- the ing4 gene encoding inhibitor of growth protein 4, whose amino-acid sequence is MAAGMYLEHYLDSIENLPFELQRNFNLMRDLDQRTEDLKGQIDSLAKEYTANARTLSSEQKLSILRQIQQSYSKCKEFGDDKVQLAMQTYEMVDKHIRRLDTDLARFEADLKEKQIESTDYDSTSSKGKKSDSRQKEKKIAKTRSKVKSSDEDGSPKSAQKKVKLLQPGEFNSPSSNFGNVHPSDVLDMPVDPNEPTYCLCHQVSYGEMIGCDNTDCSIEWFHFACVGLTTKPRGKWYCPRCSQDRKRK